The Vibrio nitrifigilis genome window below encodes:
- a CDS encoding DUF6701 domain-containing protein, with protein sequence MSKCLPSVWLAVLLSLLYSSASFALSFSECSALRSDRDFAISFNITNAQLNETVGVLKSLTLLDIIPDNIWTNSSTTYAEIYDGTMQIGQNYRIWLEYRASGDLSNSGTLTYYRLVGKVWEIYNQQIVNLYGLLSTSLEIYSVGTTIQNLGCDVTNVAPPMIEQRPALCDLFPEPAQSWITQGTSEYSYFSNSTLDVRSSTIEINGWSDAYKQKNAVQLYYVSNPSVLWDAVWVGFDDVPQDRVQDTYGAPSVDLCDGVSCYPGDGDGRIDERKIPSPPLVSASYTSNQNLTITNGLFDFTRYDRVCSSSSATTGLCYYQNLSSTTVAIYIKKDVQNLTISGLSNGGKTLIVHFTDGINIEHFEFLGKTDLYFDSDTEVNFQTFYSDDAATMTFGSNVWINISGTDSLSFAAGDFLLYGNVNFNYVGESTDGFAYPVIYGPRATYALQGNTFKGYLLAENVTLSQSMVVQGAVTANYLLMADNSKIIALNGEAQCAISNDQTQYSLTIEPAEDYSLICKVQEVVFQVFDDDGNAATDFAGTIHVSPYSNLSVTTGSGSGGVYQPDSTGKLVVNLSSSQADDVTLSTYLSTQTDTSQTVSGTYHFVPYTFDVDDQYVIANKPQSVPISVQACDDSGGVIDVSYTNTPSYSSDWVAPTSGVGQLTMSDLAFSSGTATATLTMEDSGVKTVTLTDSKFNCSSYSSDCPIKGNGTLQGSFTVYSRPWTFAVCPSDGDAMNGNITDATSEGFKAAGASFALHIKPIRWVSNGSVSGAIETTNYCASPVTQNFFSTHTQLAATVNLDHDVAEPSGGASGVLKDGDGDTSVTLLNTDGTSNSYYDFSGLTWSEVGVLQIQANTQSSYLGQTIQTGYRNIGRFYPAYLTITSNSWTYANNLDEFAYMNQPISYSFNVEAQNMSGGATTNYGDFGASLIANIKLVAVNTNAGNENNGARVADYDEHYWGDTTSWSGAALSVTRSFTLLKNETVSSPYTTSPDGPFTSGFGLEVTDSIDNVDFTDKSLARYTNQILDSTNKAFPTQPDFRYGRMVLSDVGGNSESTLSVPLKTQYWNGSQFVVNTEDSGSVFSTAGDGLCKQTIWQNTVQSSSSTLSGASAAVAVTNGQSSVVKVLPDSDTDLREKVRFWIRLDDSSTVSPQTTSSADIDCGSTYLNQPWLQYNWRGVGDEDPSAVVTFGIFRGNDRVIYRGEARMNN encoded by the coding sequence GTGAGTAAATGTCTCCCTAGCGTTTGGTTGGCGGTATTATTAAGCCTGCTTTACAGCTCAGCCAGCTTTGCTCTCAGTTTTTCTGAATGTTCTGCATTACGCTCTGATCGAGATTTTGCCATTTCATTTAATATCACGAATGCTCAATTAAATGAGACGGTAGGCGTATTAAAAAGTTTAACTCTATTAGATATTATTCCCGATAATATATGGACCAACAGTTCAACGACTTATGCTGAAATTTATGATGGAACGATGCAGATTGGGCAAAATTATCGGATTTGGCTTGAGTATCGTGCGAGTGGCGATTTATCGAATAGCGGCACTCTAACCTATTACCGATTAGTCGGCAAAGTGTGGGAAATTTACAATCAGCAAATCGTTAATTTATATGGTCTGCTTTCTACTTCACTGGAAATTTATAGCGTCGGTACCACCATACAAAACCTTGGCTGTGATGTGACGAATGTTGCGCCACCAATGATAGAACAGCGCCCAGCGTTGTGTGATTTATTCCCTGAGCCAGCGCAAAGTTGGATCACGCAAGGTACATCTGAATATAGCTATTTTTCCAATAGTACACTAGATGTACGTAGCTCAACGATTGAAATTAACGGCTGGTCGGATGCTTATAAACAAAAGAACGCGGTACAACTTTATTATGTCAGTAATCCCAGTGTGCTATGGGATGCAGTGTGGGTTGGGTTTGATGATGTGCCACAGGATCGCGTTCAGGATACTTATGGTGCTCCAAGCGTTGATTTATGCGATGGCGTGAGCTGTTATCCAGGTGATGGAGATGGGCGCATTGATGAACGGAAAATACCATCCCCCCCGTTAGTGAGTGCGTCATATACGAGTAATCAAAATCTCACTATAACTAATGGGTTATTTGATTTTACTCGCTATGATCGTGTTTGCTCGTCCTCTTCAGCTACCACTGGTTTGTGTTATTACCAAAATCTGTCCAGTACGACCGTTGCCATTTACATTAAAAAAGATGTTCAGAATTTAACTATTTCGGGTTTAAGTAATGGTGGTAAGACACTTATTGTGCACTTTACCGATGGGATTAACATTGAGCATTTTGAATTTTTAGGGAAAACGGATCTTTATTTTGACTCAGATACAGAAGTTAATTTCCAAACTTTTTACTCTGATGATGCGGCGACAATGACATTTGGTAGTAATGTCTGGATTAATATCTCAGGGACCGATTCACTTTCCTTTGCTGCGGGGGATTTCCTTCTTTACGGTAATGTAAACTTTAACTACGTTGGTGAGTCTACCGATGGTTTTGCTTATCCAGTTATTTATGGCCCCAGAGCGACCTATGCTTTACAAGGGAATACCTTCAAGGGGTATTTGTTAGCTGAAAATGTTACGTTGAGTCAATCAATGGTGGTTCAGGGGGCTGTTACCGCTAATTATTTACTGATGGCCGATAACTCAAAGATTATTGCCTTAAATGGTGAAGCTCAATGTGCCATTTCTAATGATCAGACTCAATATTCATTAACTATTGAACCTGCTGAAGATTATTCTTTAATTTGTAAGGTTCAGGAAGTGGTATTTCAGGTGTTTGATGACGACGGTAATGCGGCGACAGATTTTGCTGGAACTATACACGTTTCTCCTTACAGTAATTTGTCGGTGACGACAGGAAGTGGCAGTGGTGGTGTGTATCAGCCTGATAGCACTGGTAAACTAGTGGTTAATCTTTCCTCTAGCCAAGCTGATGATGTGACTTTATCGACTTATCTTTCAACGCAAACTGATACTTCTCAGACTGTCTCGGGAACCTACCATTTTGTTCCTTATACCTTTGATGTTGATGATCAGTATGTAATTGCGAATAAACCTCAATCGGTGCCGATATCCGTCCAAGCTTGTGATGATAGTGGTGGTGTTATTGATGTTAGCTATACCAATACCCCTTCTTACTCATCAGACTGGGTGGCCCCAACGAGTGGGGTTGGGCAGTTGACTATGAGTGATCTTGCATTCTCTTCTGGGACTGCGACCGCAACGCTGACGATGGAAGATTCTGGTGTAAAAACGGTGACCTTAACCGATTCAAAATTTAACTGCTCTTCTTATAGTAGTGACTGCCCTATCAAAGGCAATGGGACTTTACAAGGAAGCTTTACGGTCTATTCACGGCCATGGACATTTGCGGTTTGTCCATCTGATGGTGATGCCATGAATGGCAATATCACCGATGCAACCAGTGAAGGTTTTAAAGCAGCAGGAGCAAGTTTCGCTCTACATATTAAGCCTATTCGGTGGGTTTCTAACGGCAGTGTGTCTGGGGCGATAGAAACAACGAACTATTGCGCTTCTCCAGTGACACAAAACTTTTTCTCAACCCACACTCAATTGGCCGCAACAGTGAACTTAGATCATGATGTTGCCGAACCCAGTGGCGGCGCTTCCGGAGTGTTAAAAGATGGCGACGGAGATACGTCAGTTACACTACTGAATACTGATGGCACAAGTAATAGTTACTATGATTTTAGTGGCTTAACTTGGAGTGAAGTCGGGGTATTACAGATACAAGCGAACACTCAAAGTAGTTACCTCGGACAAACAATTCAGACAGGCTATCGAAATATTGGACGTTTTTATCCCGCCTATCTAACCATTACGTCGAATAGTTGGACATATGCGAATAATTTAGATGAATTTGCTTATATGAACCAACCCATTAGCTATAGTTTTAATGTAGAAGCACAAAATATGTCGGGTGGGGCGACGACCAATTATGGCGACTTTGGGGCAAGCTTAATTGCCAATATAAAATTAGTGGCGGTTAACACAAATGCTGGTAATGAAAATAACGGAGCGCGGGTCGCCGATTATGATGAACACTATTGGGGGGATACCACAAGCTGGAGTGGGGCTGCGTTATCAGTCACTCGTTCATTTACATTATTAAAAAATGAAACGGTAAGTTCACCTTATACAACATCTCCAGATGGTCCTTTTACTTCGGGGTTTGGGCTAGAGGTGACAGATAGCATTGATAACGTTGATTTCACCGATAAATCTTTGGCGCGTTATACTAACCAAATTCTCGATAGTACTAATAAAGCATTTCCAACTCAGCCCGATTTCCGCTATGGTCGGATGGTATTATCGGATGTGGGAGGGAACTCTGAGTCCACTTTAAGTGTCCCACTGAAAACCCAGTATTGGAATGGAAGTCAATTTGTTGTGAATACCGAAGATTCAGGCTCGGTGTTCTCTACCGCTGGCGATGGACTCTGTAAACAGACGATTTGGCAAAATACTGTTCAGTCATCAAGTTCAACGTTGAGTGGTGCTTCGGCAGCGGTGGCTGTCACTAACGGACAAAGCTCCGTGGTAAAAGTACTGCCTGATAGCGATACCGATTTGAGAGAAAAAGTGCGTTTTTGGATTCGTTTGGATGATAGTTCAACGGTGTCTCCTCAAACCACATCATCAGCAGATATTGACTGCGGAAGCACTTACCTTAATCAACCATGGCTACAATATAATTGGCGTGGGGTTGGGGATGAAGATCCTTCTGCTGTTGTCACGTTTGGTATTTTTCGCGGCAATGACCGTGTGATCTACCGAGGTGAAGCGCGAATGAATAACTGA
- the mreC gene encoding rod shape-determining protein MreC has protein sequence MKPIFGQGPSLQLRLFFAVIISASLMLADSRLDTFSHVRFLLNSLVAPIQFAADLPRTMFDDFYERISTHEHLLESNSKLKREVLTLKSDLILLDQYKEENKRLRKLLGSSFVRDEKKMVTEVMAVDTSHYRHQVVIDKGSIDGVYEGQPVINEKGIVGQVTFVAAHNSRVLLLVDPNNAIPVQNIRNDIRVIASGNGQSDEIQLEHIPTSTDLREGDMLVTSGLGGVYPEGYPVAYITNVDKDTRREFASIKAKPVVDFDRLRYLLLIWPNEDSQHKALHADIKQMEKEDKSDSN, from the coding sequence ATGAAGCCTATATTTGGTCAAGGACCATCTCTGCAGCTACGTCTGTTCTTCGCTGTGATTATATCAGCCAGCCTTATGCTGGCTGATAGCCGTTTAGATACTTTTTCTCACGTCCGTTTTTTATTGAATAGCCTTGTTGCGCCTATTCAATTTGCTGCCGATCTTCCTCGAACTATGTTTGATGACTTTTACGAACGTATTAGTACTCATGAACACCTATTAGAGTCCAATAGCAAATTAAAACGTGAAGTGTTAACACTGAAAAGTGATCTGATTCTTCTTGATCAATATAAAGAAGAAAACAAACGTCTGCGTAAGTTGCTGGGATCGTCTTTCGTACGAGACGAAAAGAAAATGGTCACAGAAGTGATGGCGGTAGATACGTCTCACTATCGGCATCAAGTCGTGATTGATAAAGGTAGTATTGATGGTGTTTATGAAGGTCAGCCTGTTATCAATGAAAAAGGGATTGTTGGTCAAGTGACGTTCGTTGCCGCTCACAATAGCCGTGTATTGCTATTGGTTGATCCTAATAACGCTATTCCCGTTCAAAACATTCGTAATGATATCCGGGTGATCGCTTCTGGTAATGGTCAAAGTGATGAAATCCAACTGGAACATATTCCTACAAGTACCGATTTACGGGAAGGGGATATGTTGGTGACATCGGGATTAGGTGGCGTTTACCCAGAAGGGTATCCTGTCGCATATATCACTAATGTGGATAAAGACACGCGCCGCGAGTTTGCATCAATTAAAGCGAAACCTGTCGTCGATTTTGATCGGTTACGTTACCTATTGCTGATTTGGCCAAACGAAGATAGTCAGCACAAAGCATTACATGCTGATATTAAGCAGATGGAAAAAGAGGATAAGAGTGACTCTAACTAA
- the mreD gene encoding rod shape-determining protein MreD: MTLTNDWKGRLVIWLSFLCALIFQTIPWPGSLDLIRPAWLFLVICYWVLAMPHRVNVGTALVLGLLWDLLVGSTLGIRGMMFSIVVYIVAMNFLVLRNMALWQQAVVIGFLVMVLEVLIFLGEYLIQDVAFNPMSLWSGVISCVLWPWMFLLLRKVRRHWHLK, translated from the coding sequence GTGACTCTAACTAACGACTGGAAAGGGCGCCTAGTTATTTGGCTTTCTTTTTTGTGTGCACTGATATTTCAAACCATTCCATGGCCTGGGTCGTTAGATTTAATTCGCCCTGCTTGGTTATTCCTCGTTATCTGTTACTGGGTGTTAGCCATGCCACACCGAGTGAATGTCGGAACAGCATTAGTGCTGGGTTTATTGTGGGATCTCTTAGTTGGGTCGACGCTTGGCATTCGCGGAATGATGTTTTCTATCGTCGTGTATATCGTAGCGATGAACTTCTTGGTTTTACGTAATATGGCACTTTGGCAACAAGCGGTTGTGATCGGATTTTTGGTCATGGTGCTTGAAGTACTTATCTTCCTTGGTGAGTATCTCATTCAAGATGTGGCCTTTAATCCTATGTCTTTGTGGAGTGGGGTGATCAGCTGTGTTCTGTGGCCATGGATGTTTTTATTGTTACGAAAAGTGAGACGTCACTGGCATTTAAAATGA
- the rng gene encoding ribonuclease G codes for MCAELLLNVTPSETRVAMIEGGVLQEIHVEREAKRGIVGNIYKGKVSRVLPGMQAAFVDIGLEKAAFLHASDIVPHTECVSENEKQQFQVRDISELVRQGQDIVVQVVKDPLGTKGARLTTDITLPSRYLVYMPGASHVGVSQRIESETERDRLKSVVEHYCDEHGGFIIRTAAEAANEKELAQDAAFLKRLWSKVMERRRKYKTRSTLYGEPGLAQRLLRDFVATDITKILVDSRQEFENLKEFTSEFVPELTSKLELYEGDKPIFDMYDTENEIQRALERKVELKSGGYLIIDQTEAMTTIDINTGAFVGRRNLEETIFNTNVEATQAIARQLRLRNLGGIIIIDFIDMLSDEHRKRVLTSLDAALSQDRVKTNINGFTHLGLVEMTRKRTRESIEHVLCSTCPTCEGRGTVKTVETVCFEILREITRVNRAYDADKFVVYASPSVADTLQGDESHSLAELEVFIGKEVRIQAEPLYIQEQFDVVMM; via the coding sequence ATGTGTGCAGAATTGCTTTTAAACGTGACACCTAGTGAAACGCGGGTGGCGATGATTGAAGGCGGAGTCCTTCAAGAAATCCATGTCGAGCGCGAAGCTAAGCGTGGTATCGTTGGCAATATTTATAAAGGAAAAGTAAGCCGAGTTTTGCCAGGTATGCAAGCGGCTTTCGTCGACATTGGCTTAGAAAAAGCAGCCTTTCTTCATGCTTCTGACATCGTACCGCACACAGAATGTGTGTCAGAAAATGAAAAACAACAATTTCAGGTGCGCGACATTTCTGAATTAGTGCGTCAAGGACAAGACATCGTCGTCCAAGTTGTGAAAGATCCACTGGGAACGAAAGGCGCACGTTTAACGACGGATATCACCCTTCCTTCACGTTATCTTGTGTATATGCCTGGCGCAAGTCATGTGGGCGTTTCGCAGCGTATTGAGAGTGAAACGGAGCGTGATCGTTTAAAATCAGTCGTCGAACATTATTGTGATGAGCATGGCGGATTTATTATCCGTACTGCTGCCGAAGCGGCGAACGAAAAAGAGTTAGCCCAAGACGCCGCCTTTTTGAAACGGCTTTGGTCAAAAGTAATGGAGCGCCGCCGCAAATATAAGACGCGCTCAACGTTATACGGTGAACCCGGATTAGCGCAACGGTTACTGCGAGATTTCGTTGCGACAGATATCACCAAAATATTGGTCGACTCTCGTCAAGAGTTCGAAAACCTGAAAGAGTTTACTTCAGAGTTTGTTCCTGAACTGACGAGTAAGTTGGAGCTTTATGAAGGTGACAAACCTATCTTTGATATGTACGACACCGAAAATGAAATCCAACGAGCTTTAGAACGAAAAGTCGAACTTAAATCTGGTGGCTATCTGATTATTGATCAAACTGAAGCCATGACGACGATCGATATTAATACCGGGGCTTTTGTTGGGCGACGAAATTTAGAAGAAACGATTTTTAATACTAACGTTGAAGCGACCCAAGCTATCGCTCGTCAACTTCGTTTACGTAATTTAGGTGGTATCATCATTATCGATTTTATTGATATGTTATCTGATGAACACCGTAAGCGAGTACTAACTTCGTTAGATGCAGCTTTGAGTCAAGATCGAGTGAAAACCAACATCAATGGTTTTACCCACTTAGGCCTAGTTGAAATGACACGTAAGCGCACGAGAGAAAGTATTGAACATGTATTGTGTTCTACTTGTCCTACTTGTGAAGGGCGCGGTACGGTAAAAACGGTCGAAACCGTTTGTTTTGAAATTTTACGTGAAATCACACGTGTTAATCGTGCTTATGATGCGGATAAGTTTGTTGTCTATGCATCTCCTTCAGTGGCAGATACTTTACAAGGTGACGAATCACATTCACTGGCAGAGTTAGAAGTGTTTATTGGAAAAGAAGTACGTATTCAGGCTGAACCTCTTTATATTCAAGAGCAGTTTGATGTTGTCATGATGTAA
- a CDS encoding rod shape-determining protein — protein MFKKLRGMFSNDLSIDLGTANTLIYVKGQGIVLDEPSVVAIRQDKGRGGKTVAAVGHAAKQMLGRTPGNISAIRPMKDGVIADFYVTEKMLQHFIRQVHDNSVLKPSPRVLVCVPCGSTQVERRAIRESALGAGAREVYLIDEPMAAAIGAGLRVSEPTGSMVVDIGGGTTEVAVISLNGVVYSSSVRIGGDRFDEAIINYVRRNYGSLIGEATAEKIKHEIGSAYPGDEVQEIEVRGRNLAEGVPRSFTLNSNEILEALQEPLTGIVSAVMVALEQCPPELASDISENGMVLTGGGALLKDLDRLLTEETGIPVVIAEDPLTCVARGGGKALEMIDMHGGDLFSEE, from the coding sequence ATGTTCAAAAAACTTCGTGGCATGTTTTCAAATGACCTATCTATCGATTTAGGTACTGCCAACACACTTATTTATGTAAAAGGACAAGGTATTGTTCTTGATGAACCCTCAGTGGTTGCGATTCGCCAAGACAAAGGTCGCGGTGGAAAAACAGTTGCAGCTGTAGGTCATGCTGCAAAACAAATGCTGGGTCGTACGCCAGGAAATATTTCCGCAATTCGTCCGATGAAAGACGGCGTTATTGCCGATTTTTACGTGACAGAAAAAATGCTGCAGCATTTTATCCGTCAGGTACATGACAACAGCGTATTAAAACCAAGCCCACGTGTTTTGGTTTGTGTTCCTTGTGGTTCAACCCAAGTTGAGCGCCGCGCGATTCGTGAATCAGCACTGGGTGCTGGCGCTCGTGAAGTTTATTTAATTGATGAACCGATGGCAGCTGCAATTGGTGCAGGCCTTCGTGTATCTGAACCAACAGGTTCAATGGTGGTCGATATCGGTGGTGGTACGACTGAAGTTGCTGTTATCTCATTGAATGGTGTTGTTTATTCATCTTCTGTTCGTATCGGTGGTGACCGTTTTGATGAGGCGATCATTAATTATGTACGTCGTAACTACGGCAGCTTAATTGGTGAAGCAACAGCAGAAAAAATCAAACACGAAATTGGTTCTGCATACCCTGGCGATGAAGTGCAAGAAATTGAAGTGCGTGGTCGTAACCTTGCTGAAGGTGTGCCTCGTAGCTTTACGCTTAATTCAAATGAAATTCTTGAAGCACTGCAAGAGCCGCTAACAGGTATTGTTTCTGCCGTCATGGTTGCTCTTGAACAATGTCCTCCTGAACTTGCTTCTGATATCTCAGAAAACGGTATGGTACTCACCGGTGGTGGTGCCTTATTGAAAGATCTTGATCGTCTACTTACTGAAGAAACTGGTATTCCAGTTGTTATCGCTGAAGATCCACTTACTTGTGTGGCTCGTGGTGGCGGTAAAGCTTTAGAAATGATTGATATGCACGGTGGCGATCTTTTTAGCGAAGAGTAA
- a CDS encoding Maf family protein gives MNRHKLVLASGSPRRRELLTQLGYNFDVIVTDVEEARHEKESARDYVQRLSCDKALAGVALSAPDSLVIGSDTIVVLGEQVLEKPSDFSDAQRMLRSLSGGVHQVMTAVTIANKQQHRSIVVVTDVWFKPLTDKEIEDYWLTQEPLDKAGSYGIQGIGGRFVTRIEGSYYAVVGLPLYETDQLIQTFIQS, from the coding sequence ATGAATAGGCATAAACTAGTATTGGCGTCTGGATCTCCCAGACGTCGTGAGTTATTAACTCAATTAGGCTATAACTTTGATGTCATTGTGACTGATGTCGAAGAAGCCAGACATGAAAAGGAGTCAGCCCGGGATTACGTGCAACGTCTCTCTTGTGATAAAGCGCTGGCTGGTGTCGCTTTATCGGCTCCTGATTCATTGGTCATTGGTTCTGATACGATTGTCGTGCTGGGAGAACAAGTATTAGAAAAACCAAGTGATTTCTCTGATGCTCAGCGAATGTTACGCTCCCTATCTGGCGGTGTTCATCAGGTGATGACCGCAGTAACTATTGCAAATAAACAGCAGCATCGTTCAATCGTCGTTGTCACCGATGTGTGGTTTAAGCCACTGACCGACAAAGAAATTGAAGATTATTGGTTAACCCAAGAGCCGCTAGATAAAGCCGGTAGCTATGGTATACAAGGTATTGGTGGGCGTTTTGTGACGCGAATAGAAGGAAGCTATTACGCGGTTGTCGGATTGCCTCTTTACGAAACTGATCAATTAATCCAAACATTTATCCAGTCTTAA